In Deinococcus maricopensis DSM 21211, the sequence AGTCCTCGTCCTGCGCGTGCGCCTCGTCGTCGCCGGCGTCGCGGCGCTGACTCTGCGCCTCGAACCGCTCGCGCTGGTCGAGCGCGTCGTTCAGTTCACTGAAGGCGTTCGCCAGCTCGAACCCGCTGCAGAACACCTCGAAGCGTTCCGTGACGCCCTCGCGCTCGCGGTGCTTCTTGGCGAGCGGGCTGATGACGACCGGGTGGTCCATCACGAACGTCGGGTTGGTGAGGAGCGGCTCGACGTACTCGCCGAACAGCTTGTCGAGCAGCTTGTAGTCCGGCACCTTGCGCCACTCCGGGTGGCGCTCGTCGCAGTACGCGCGGAGCTTCTCGAAGTCCAGCGGGTCGAAATCCAGGTCCGGCACGTGCTCGCGCAGGCCGCCGAGGTAGTCGACGCGCGCGAACGGCGGCGTGAAGTCCAGCGTGCGCCCGCCGTACTCGAAAGTGTAGCTGCCGTGCACCTCGCGCGCCAGGCCGCTCAGGAGATCCTCGACCAACTTCGCGATGTCGCTGTAATCCACGTACGCCCAGTACAGCTCCAGCATCGTGAACTCCGGGTTGTGCGTCCGGTCGATGCCTTCGTTGCGGTACACGCGGCCGATCTCGTAGACCTTCTCGAACCCGCCGACGAGCAGGCGCTTGAGGTACAGCTCCAGGCTGATGCGCAGCTTGAAGTCGTGACTCAGGGCGTTGTGGTGCGTCATGAACGGGCGCGCCTCCGCGCCGCCCGCCGTGACCTGCAGCGTGGGCCCTTCCACTTCCACGAACCCCTGCTGGTCGAGGGTGTTGCGGATGAAGCGGATCATGCGGCTGCGGGCGAGGAACTTCTCGCGGGCGCCCTCGGTCACCATCAAGTCGAGGTAGCGGCGGCGCGCGCGGAGCTCCTCGTCCTGCAGGCCATGGAATTTGCTGGGCAGCGGGTGGAGGCTCTTCACGAGCGGCTGCCATGCTGTGACGCGCAGCGTGAGCTGCCCGGTGCGCGTCACGAACGGGAAGCCGGTCACGCCGACAATGTCGCCCAGGTCGAGTTTCTTGGTGGCCTCGAAGTCCGCGGTGTCCTGCTTGCTGAAGTGCAGCTGGATCTTGCCGCGTTCGTCCTGCAGGTCCGCGAAGGCGGCCTTGCCCATGTGGCGCATCAGGGTGATGCGGCCCGCGAGGGCGTAGGTTTCCTCCGGCCACTCCTGGCCGGGCTCCACCTGCGGGTGCGCGGCGAGAACGTCGGCTGCGCCGTGCGTTTTCGGGTAGCTGTACGGGTGCGTGTCGAAGCCTGCTTCGTTCAGGGCCGCCTGGTTGTTGAGGCGCGCGATCGTCTGCTCATGCAGCTCGCGGTGCGCGCTGGGGTGCTCGCCGTCGGACATAACGCGCAGTATAAACGCCGCCCCTCTGGCCGGGCGCGCCCGCGCCCGGTCCCTGAACGGCGAACGCGCAGCCTCGGGGCCGCGCGCTCAGTATTCGACGTTCTTGACTTTGTATTTGACCTGTTTGCCGTTCTCGAGGTTCACGACGAAGCTCTCGCCGGTCTTGCGCCCGAGCAGTTGCGTGCCGACCGGACTGTCGTCGCTGATTTTCGGGAGGCTGCCGCCGAGGACGCTCGCTTCGGGAGCGCTGACGATCTGCACGCGCATGTCTTTTTTGGTGGCTTCGTTGTGCAGCACGACGATCGCGCCGAGCGCCACGTGCCCGGCGTCCTCGCTGTGGTCCTCAATGAGGGTGGCGCGCGCGAGGGTGTCCTCAAGGTCGTCGATGCGCGCCTCGATGCTCATCTTTTCGCGCTTGGCGTCTTCCAGCCCGGTGTCCTCGTTGTCGGCGGAGGCTTCCATCTGCTCCTGCAGGATGCGCGTGGCTTCTTCCAGGCGCTCACGCTCGTGATCGAGGGTTCTCTGAAGGCGCTCGAAGCCTTCACGGGTCAGTTTGATGTCTCGTGCCATGCGCCCTCCGCTCACGTGCTCGGGTGGAAATGGAACTGCTGGGGTGGATTGCACCGCAATTCTGCCACAAAGGCCCAGGGGCGGCAACAGAACGTTTTTCCGCGCGCCTGGCGCCGGACCGAGCCGGGGTGACGCGGGGCCCGGCTCAGGTTGCGGGGCGCCGGTTCAGGCGTGTTCGATGGGGAACACGCGGTCCGCGAGCGCACTGAGGCGGGCGGCCCCGGCGCGCTGCTGGCAGGCGGGGGTGTTCGTGCACAGCGTGAGGTACAGGTAACGGCGCGCGGCGACGCCGACGCGGTACACGTTCACCTCGTCGCGGCTGCGGGTGACCTGACACAGGTCGCACATGAACGCGGCCTTCCCGGCGCGTTCCAGCGGTTCGAGTTCGGCGAGCTGGTCGCCCTGCACCAGCGCGAGGCGCCCGTCCGGAACCGGATACAGGCCCAGGGTCGTGCGTTCGGTCGGGCCGTCGCCGTACTCCTCGCGGGCGGTGTCGGGAAACAGTTCGCGCAGCAGGTCGCGCTCGCTGTGGTCTTTCATGCGCCGTATTGTACGGGCGTCGCGGCGTGCGAAATGGGCGCTCCGTGCCGTTCCCGCGCGGTCCGGGGCGGTACAATCTGTGGGTGAGGTCCCGCACTGCGAACCGTGTCGGCATCGTGATCCGACGGGCTGTGATGCCCGCCGGCGACGTAATCCTGACGCTGCTGACACCCCAGGGGAAAGTGAAGGGTATTGCGCGCGGCGGCGCGCGCGGCGCGCTGATGAGCCGCCTGAATCTGTTCCAGCATCTCGCGGTGCAGCTGTACCAGACGCCGAACAATGACCTGGCGACCATCCAGCAGGCGACGCTGGAGGGCGCGCTGCCGCGCCTGTCCGAACCGGAACGCTACCCGCTCGCGCACCTGCTGGCGGAACTCGCGGACGCGCTGTTTCAGGAGGGTGAGCACAGTGAGCAGGCGTTCGAGCTGTTCGCGGCGGCGCTACGCGGCGTGGCGTTCCAGCCGGACCCGGAGTGGGTGGCGCTGGTCATGAGCTACAAGCTGCTGGCCTTCGCGGGGTTCGTAACGCGGGCGGAACGGTGCGCGCGCTGCGGCGCCGCGGACCCGACGGGGCTGGACGCGCTGAGCGGGCACGTGGTGTGCCGCGCATGCTCGAACCTGCCACGCCTGCCGGATGAGCTGCTGGGGTTCCTGCGGAGCGTGGCGCGCACCAGCGTGCGCGGCCTGATGGAGGTGCCGCTGCCGCGCGAGGTACGCCCGGCGGCGTGGCGGGCGCTGGAGCGGTTCGTGACGGCGCAGGTGGGGGACGTGCGGTCGTGGCGGTCCCTGGTGAGCACGCAACTGCCCGCCACCGCCTGAGCCACATCTCCGCCCGCCGTCGTTTTGGGTGTGGCGCCACTTCACCAACGTTCGACGTCAATTGAATGTCGGTTCGCCTACCGGGTGAGAAAACCCGGTAGGCGAACTGGACGGACGCTCAAGCGACCCACAATGGGCGCCCACGCACGCGCTGCCTACAATCACCGCGGAGGGTACCTCAATGAAGCACTACCTCACGCTGGCGCTCGCCTGCGCCACTCTTGCGGGCGCGCAGGCCACCCCGACCGTCCCGCAGCCGTCTCCCCTGCCGCCCGACCAGACTCCACAAACCCTCAACGCCACCATCAACGAACCCAAAGCGCTCGGGTTCACACCTGAGCAGCTCGCGCGCCTGCGCGTCCCCGCCGGGTTCACCGTGAAGGTCTTCGCCAAGGACGTCGGCAACGCCCGCATGATGCAGGTCATGCCGGACGGCACCGTGTACCTCACGCGCCGCAAACAGGGCGACGTCATGATGCTCCGCGACACGGACAAAGACGGGGCCGCCGACGTGCAGCAGATCGTCGCGCAGAACCTGAACTTCATCAACGGCATCACCGCCCGGGACGGCAAACTGTACCTCGCCACCGACAAGCGCGTGTGGGTGGCGGACATCCTGCCCGGCGGGAAGCTCAGCGTGCCGCGCGTGTTCGTGGACGACCTGCCCGATGCGGGCCAGCACCCGAACCGCACGCTCGCATGGGGCCCGGACGGCTTCCTGTACGTCACAGTCGGCAGCACCTGCAACAACTGCATGGAAACCAACCCCGAGAACGCCACCATCCTGCGCGTCGCGCCGGACGGCAAATCCCGCGAAGTGTACGCGCGCGGGCTGCGCAACACCATCGGGTTCGGGTGGCACCCCACCAGCAGGAAGCTCGTGGGCCTCGACCACGGCAGCGACTGGCGCGGCGACGACCAGCCGCCCGAGGAGATCAACGTCATCGAACGCGGCGTGCATTACGGCTGGCCGTACTGCTTCGCGGACCAGCAGCCGGACCTGTACGGCACCGCCGACCCCCCAGGGAACGTCCCCAAGGAGGCGTTCTGCAAGACCACCCGCGGCCCCGCCCTCACGTACACCGCGCACGCCGCGCCCATCGGGATGGTGTTCTACACCGGCAGCATGTTCGGCGCGGAATACCGCAACGACGCGTTCGTGGCGATGCGCGGCTCCTGGAACCGCACGACGCCGAGCGGGTACAACATCGTCCGCATTCACTTCGACGCGAACGGCACGCCTGTGAGCACCGAGGACTTCGTGAGCGGCTGGGCGTACCAACAGGACGGCCGTGACGTGCAATTCGGGCGCGTGGCGGGCGTCGCGCAGTACACGGACGGGTCGCTGCTGATCGCCGAGGACCAGAACGGCGTGATCTACCGGGTGGTGAAGCCATGAACGCGAAACGCAGCAGGATCGCGGTGCTGGGCGCGCTGCTGACCGGCGCGGCCCTGGCCGGCGGCGCGGGCGTCATGGCCCTGAACGCCACGCCGAGCCGCGCGACCGCGAACCTCCTCAACGAGACCGGGGCGGTGGTCGGCACGGCCACGTTCGAGGCCGTCACGGGCGGCACGCGCGTGACCGTGCAGGCATTCGGGCTGACGCCGGGCATGCACGGCATGCACGTTCATGACCGCGGCGCGTGCGTGCCCGGCATCGACCCGGAGAAGAACATCGTCGTGCCGTTCGGCGGGGCGGGCGGGCACCTCGATCCGCACAGCACGCACAACCACGACGACCCGACCGCGCCGAACACCGTCGGGCACACCGGCGACCTGCCCATGCTGCAGGCGGGCACGGACGGCCGCGCGAACGCGGCGTTCACCAGCAGCAAGATCATGCTGGTCGGCGAGGACACCATCCTGGAGCGCAGCCTCGTGGTGCACGCGAACGCCGACGATTACGCCACCGACCCGTCTGGGAAGTCCGGCGCGCGCGTGCTGTGCGGCCGGATTCTCGCGAGCGACGTGAGCGCCCGCACGTACGCCCTGCCGGGCACCGAGACGTACCCGGAGGGCGTCGTGGTGCGCGGGAATGTCGTCCTGAGCGGCAGCGCGCGTGACGGCACCATCTACGCCGTGAATGCCGAGAGTGGCGCCGTGAGCGTGTTCTCGCCGGGCGGCGCGATGGGGCGCCAGTCCGCGCTCGGCCTGAAACTCCACGAGAATCACCTGTACGTGGCGGGCGGAGCGACCGGCATGGTGAGCGTCCTCGACGCGCGCGACGGCACGCCCGTCACGACGCTGAAGTCCCCGCCGAGCCCGCAGGCGTTCATCAACGACCTCGCGGTCACGCGGGACGGCGCCGCGTACGTGACGGACAGCAAACGTCCGGTGATCTTCCGCGTCCGCCCGGACCTGAAGGTCATGGAAGCATGGCTGGACCTGCAACGCACGCCCATCCGGTACGCGCCGGGCGTGAACCTGAACGGCATCGTCGTGACGGCGGACAGCCGGGCGCTGCTGGCCGTGCAGACGAACACCGGACAGTTGTGGCGCATCGACCTGGCGTCCAAGGCGGTGCGCGAAGTGAAGCTCGACGGCGGGCCGCTCGTGGGCGGCGACGGGCTGCTGCTGCGCGGGAACACGCTGTACGTCGCGCAGAACAGGATGAACGCCGTGACGCGCGTGGATCTCGCCGCGGACGGCCTGAGCGGCCGCGTGGTGGGCATGAACGGCGTGACGGGCCTGCGGTACCCGTCGACGCTCGCGGCGCTCGGCGACGACGTGGTCATCGTGAACAGCCAGCTCGACAAGATGAGCGGCGGCGTGCCGGAAACGCCGTTCACGCTGACGCGCACGAAGCTGTTCTGAGCGGTGCAGCGTCAACGCGGCGGCCCTACGGGCCGCCGCGTTCCGGTGTGCCCCTGGCTGGGGCCGAGGCCTGAGCGCTCGGGGTCACTGCACCGGGGCGAGGTTCGGGAGGGCCTGCGTGCAGTCCGGACCGGTACTGAGGATCTTGCACACGAGCTGCCCGGTGGCGTTCACGCTTGCGGCGCCGCTGGGCGCGGGGGCATACACCCGTTCCTTCCAGATCTGCCAGATCATCATGCCGTCGCCACTCCGCCCGCGGGCCTTGACGTAGTTGGCGAGCGTTTCGACGTTGTAGATGGTGCTGGCGTCGTTCAGGCCGTTGTACATCAGGCCGTCCCAGTTGGGGCCGACGTTGACGCTGGCGTCCCGGTTGAGTTTCAGGACGGCGCCGCCAGACCCTTCGGGCGCGACTTCCAGGCCCATGGCGATGGGGCCGGCGTAGATGGCGCGGTACGCTTCGAACGCTTCGCGCGGGTCGAAGTAGGTGCCGGCGTCGTACGACATCAGGTTGATGTGGCTGAGGAGGTTGCCGTGGTTCTTGACGAGGTTGTACATGGTGCCGCCGTACGGGCTGCCCCACTGCACCTTGCCTTCTTCCCAGTTGGTGCCTTTGACGTAGTACGCGCCGGTGGACCACCCGGCGATGCTGATGCCGAGGTTGAGGTTGCGGCTCTTGATGGTGTTGCTGAGGTTCACGATCAGGGCGCTGATGACACTGTCCTGGCTGCACGCGAACTGGTCCGCGCCGAGTTTGTTGCAGCTGCTGCCGCTGGCTTCCCAGTCGATGTCGAGGCCGTCCACGCCGAGGTCCTGCGCGAGGTCGACGAGGGCAGTGGGGTTGAAGCGGTCCCAGCCGTGCTGTTCGTTGCTGTACGTCCAGCCGCCCACGGAGAGGTAGACCTTGGTGCCGCGCGCGCGGAGGTTGCGGATGTTGGTGATGAGCGTCTGGGCCTGCGCGGGCGTGAAGGTGCGCTGGCCGGCGTTGGTGGTGGCGCCTTCCGCGAACTGCAGGCCGGTCTGCGTCTGGTCGAAGGCGAGGCTGCCTTTCTTGTAGGCGAGGGCGGGGTTCACGAACGCGAGGTTCACGTGGGTGTAATAGCTGGGGATGATCTGCGGCGTGAAGTCGTTGATGCTGGCGTTCCAGGTGCTGGCGTACCCGACGTAGATGGCCTTCCCGGTCGGCGTGGGGGTGGCGGTGAGGTTGACGGTGACGGGGGCGGCGGCGGAGGTTCGGGTGTTGCCGGCGGCGTCGTAGGCCTTGGCGGTGTAGCTGTAGCTGCCGTTCTGGGCGCTGCTGCTGAACGCGTCCGTGGCGCTGTAGGGGCTGCTGGTGTCGGTGGCCAGCAGCGTCGTCCCGCGGTAGAACTCCACCTTGCTGACCCCCACGTTGTCTGCGGCGGTGGCCGTGAGGGTCACGTTTCCGGCGCTGGTGAGGGTGCTGGGGGTGGCGCTCAGGCTGACGGTGGGCGCGGTGGTGTCCCCGCCCGGGGTGGGGGTGGTGCCGCCGCTGCAGGGGGCGCCGTTGAGGGTGCAGGTGTTCACGCCGCTGTACGTGCCGCTGCCGCCGTAGTTCACGGTGACGCTGCCG encodes:
- the lysS gene encoding lysine--tRNA ligase; the protein is MSDGEHPSAHRELHEQTIARLNNQAALNEAGFDTHPYSYPKTHGAADVLAAHPQVEPGQEWPEETYALAGRITLMRHMGKAAFADLQDERGKIQLHFSKQDTADFEATKKLDLGDIVGVTGFPFVTRTGQLTLRVTAWQPLVKSLHPLPSKFHGLQDEELRARRRYLDLMVTEGAREKFLARSRMIRFIRNTLDQQGFVEVEGPTLQVTAGGAEARPFMTHHNALSHDFKLRISLELYLKRLLVGGFEKVYEIGRVYRNEGIDRTHNPEFTMLELYWAYVDYSDIAKLVEDLLSGLAREVHGSYTFEYGGRTLDFTPPFARVDYLGGLREHVPDLDFDPLDFEKLRAYCDERHPEWRKVPDYKLLDKLFGEYVEPLLTNPTFVMDHPVVISPLAKKHREREGVTERFEVFCSGFELANAFSELNDALDQRERFEAQSQRRDAGDDEAHAQDEDFLLALEYGMPPAGGLGIGIDRLAMLLTGSDSIRDVLLFPLLRPEGTGGEPKDEA
- a CDS encoding GreA/GreB family elongation factor, which gives rise to MARDIKLTREGFERLQRTLDHERERLEEATRILQEQMEASADNEDTGLEDAKREKMSIEARIDDLEDTLARATLIEDHSEDAGHVALGAIVVLHNEATKKDMRVQIVSAPEASVLGGSLPKISDDSPVGTQLLGRKTGESFVVNLENGKQVKYKVKNVEY
- the recO gene encoding DNA repair protein RecO; protein product: MRSRTANRVGIVIRRAVMPAGDVILTLLTPQGKVKGIARGGARGALMSRLNLFQHLAVQLYQTPNNDLATIQQATLEGALPRLSEPERYPLAHLLAELADALFQEGEHSEQAFELFAAALRGVAFQPDPEWVALVMSYKLLAFAGFVTRAERCARCGAADPTGLDALSGHVVCRACSNLPRLPDELLGFLRSVARTSVRGLMEVPLPREVRPAAWRALERFVTAQVGDVRSWRSLVSTQLPATA
- a CDS encoding PQQ-dependent sugar dehydrogenase produces the protein MKHYLTLALACATLAGAQATPTVPQPSPLPPDQTPQTLNATINEPKALGFTPEQLARLRVPAGFTVKVFAKDVGNARMMQVMPDGTVYLTRRKQGDVMMLRDTDKDGAADVQQIVAQNLNFINGITARDGKLYLATDKRVWVADILPGGKLSVPRVFVDDLPDAGQHPNRTLAWGPDGFLYVTVGSTCNNCMETNPENATILRVAPDGKSREVYARGLRNTIGFGWHPTSRKLVGLDHGSDWRGDDQPPEEINVIERGVHYGWPYCFADQQPDLYGTADPPGNVPKEAFCKTTRGPALTYTAHAAPIGMVFYTGSMFGAEYRNDAFVAMRGSWNRTTPSGYNIVRIHFDANGTPVSTEDFVSGWAYQQDGRDVQFGRVAGVAQYTDGSLLIAEDQNGVIYRVVKP
- a CDS encoding superoxide dismutase family protein gives rise to the protein MNAKRSRIAVLGALLTGAALAGGAGVMALNATPSRATANLLNETGAVVGTATFEAVTGGTRVTVQAFGLTPGMHGMHVHDRGACVPGIDPEKNIVVPFGGAGGHLDPHSTHNHDDPTAPNTVGHTGDLPMLQAGTDGRANAAFTSSKIMLVGEDTILERSLVVHANADDYATDPSGKSGARVLCGRILASDVSARTYALPGTETYPEGVVVRGNVVLSGSARDGTIYAVNAESGAVSVFSPGGAMGRQSALGLKLHENHLYVAGGATGMVSVLDARDGTPVTTLKSPPSPQAFINDLAVTRDGAAYVTDSKRPVIFRVRPDLKVMEAWLDLQRTPIRYAPGVNLNGIVVTADSRALLAVQTNTGQLWRIDLASKAVREVKLDGGPLVGGDGLLLRGNTLYVAQNRMNAVTRVDLAADGLSGRVVGMNGVTGLRYPSTLAALGDDVVIVNSQLDKMSGGVPETPFTLTRTKLF
- a CDS encoding glycosyl hydrolase family 18 protein — encoded protein: MTIKHIATALTLALTLVACAQSPGTPGTSALHGQATSATATFSTSSSWDGGFNGVITLSNPTSTPLTTWTLKFKFNGAASTTSVWGAGGSVTTASDGTVTITPNTWGGSTIPANGSVTVNYGGSGTYSGVNTCTLNGAPCSGGTTPTPGGDTTAPTVSLSATPSTLTSAGNVTLTATAADNVGVSKVEFYRGTTLLATDTSSPYSATDAFSSSAQNGSYSYTAKAYDAAGNTRTSAAAPVTVNLTATPTPTGKAIYVGYASTWNASINDFTPQIIPSYYTHVNLAFVNPALAYKKGSLAFDQTQTGLQFAEGATTNAGQRTFTPAQAQTLITNIRNLRARGTKVYLSVGGWTYSNEQHGWDRFNPTALVDLAQDLGVDGLDIDWEASGSSCNKLGADQFACSQDSVISALIVNLSNTIKSRNLNLGISIAGWSTGAYYVKGTNWEEGKVQWGSPYGGTMYNLVKNHGNLLSHINLMSYDAGTYFDPREAFEAYRAIYAGPIAMGLEVAPEGSGGAVLKLNRDASVNVGPNWDGLMYNGLNDASTIYNVETLANYVKARGRSGDGMMIWQIWKERVYAPAPSGAASVNATGQLVCKILSTGPDCTQALPNLAPVQ